In one Poecilia reticulata strain Guanapo linkage group LG8, Guppy_female_1.0+MT, whole genome shotgun sequence genomic region, the following are encoded:
- the camsap3 gene encoding calmodulin-regulated spectrin-associated protein 3 isoform X4, with the protein MVDSPTKRKTFVVPDIKPLDLYDCSKSKICASVGWLLAKSYGSSENVPAELRDPFYCDQYEQEHLKPPVTRLLQSSELYCRTXSIVMGSTGSEAQPKDNVALLQILTQRGXVAKDQGSTVTEADLRHKPIKMSAHLAVMDALMTVEAMETVTAVKSCGSAELLDGXASWEDALLHWVNMLNQXLRDRTEGAQTDSSQATTEPQPVEPSCPTRWYWKLVPLRYRKDKIQSKVKPIFPEVNEVKDLSSGCAVAAVIHYYCPGLLRLEDVCMKDSMSVSDSLYNLQFIREFCDSCLKGCCHLALEDMLYTPQELQLNFLSFLSELLYWFEVQRPEFVQPIDESTPVTQSNTSGNSTSPNIFKKPFLPISSSASGVGKTWSKKPLSRPLSAVSFSIPFGLDSDVDIVMGNPVITRSMSSDQLNPAGQSMSQPYTTPEDISHLVGKAPGPNGPQRASWATQTPVIPRLXEENGLETNETGELPTIEEALQIIHNEGKMEPRLHPDGAPDGFYLHSPDDPASSRYDGNLTPLSCSAPTHSGMMYQPKESTREPARTRNASGYSRDDDSVLRDGSLDSDALEDLPKAQSTPNTPAAHANSSIXYVKDSPDSGVKMTSFAERKKKQSMDSPKGSDPSSPQMTSWAQKSEESPSKSPQLNNEMTELGARLEEKRKAIEAQKKRIEAIFAKHRQRLGKSAFLQLKKEQNDVDSEEKGEEDLSXLTLEERLARMEEEGKEQDQQRLFMEDEISGRGGHVLKEASQTPGEKTGAPLGDYNNAVSKLTAALSSLQTDMQRLSEQQNQLIKKKPAASTNKSWVIPANPKPSNSAPPSRVSRESTRGLNLASSSPSPSRKMANPSAPPKSPKVHRRAQSVPPKSPKHSXQMDTKFPKNSRVLTPPQNVDRIPHLRRVNHLQFQVQTSSSFSIGDSESLDELRSFGQSPIPTPSLTPIPTPPPHPAADDALSEVGSNDGQSIFSMDMEAGRSHSPLVKKEGLASAGCSSGAPSECSFESEAPAGMSNGKRSSLIEISLTALRAEREEDDEVPDTLSDSMSDRTEPESKAGVGFFFKDDGDRPEDEMAQRRAALLEKQQRRTEEMKRRKLEQEKEKESNKPQWMIIEGWGKNEETPQTPGTPPASRTPPAEGTPQRRGDFTRQEYERRQQLKIMEDLDKVLRKKPTTVRDVKKQRPKTVFRDDSVLSNSPVKGNRLNKGNFHSMMNLSSMANDSGGLTVRKSPSRSHSPSRSRLMSPGRRSAQNGEKDWENGSTISSPASIPEYTGPKLYKEPSFKSNKFIIHNAITRCCLAGKVNEPQKNKIVEEMEKSAANHFLILFRDASCQFRAVYTMNPETEDMDRLTGIGPRNIKPEMVESIYKYSSDRKQFTVIPSKTMSMSVDAFTIPNHFWQKRPGTPKKLNTPN; encoded by the exons ATGGTGGACTCTCCCACTAAGAGGAAGACTTTTGTGGTCCCAGACATAAAGCCATTGGATTTGTATGACtgcagtaaatcaaaaatatgcGCAAGTGTAGGATGGCTGTTGGCGAAGTCCTACGGGAGTTCAG AAAATGTCCCYGCAGAGCTGCGTGACCCCTTCTACTGTGACCAGTATGAACAGGAGCAYCTTAAACCTCCAGTCACACGCCTGCTGCAGTCCTCAGAGTTGTACTGTCGGACCTWCAGCATCGTAATGGGGAGTACTGGATCGGAGGCACAGCCCAAAGACAACGTCGCCCTGCTGCAGATCCTCACCCAGAGAGGCRCAGTCGCCAAAGATCAAGGATCCACAGTGACTGAGGCAGACCTGCGACATAAACCCATCAAAATG agtgcCCATCTTGCAGTGATGGATGCCTTGATGACTGTGGAAGCCATGGAGACTGTGACTGCAGTGAAGTCGTGTGGCTCTGCTGAATTACTGGATGGAGMTGCTAGTTGGGAGGATGCTCTGCTTCACTGGGTTAACATG TTAAACCAGAYGCTCCGAGATCGTACTGAAGGAGCTCAGACTGACTCGTCTCAAGCAACAACGGAACCCCAACCCGTTGAGCCTTCT TGTCCTACACGCTGGTATTGGAAACTTGTTCCT CTCCGCTACAGGAAGGATAAAATTCAGTCCAAAGTGAAACCAATCTTTCCAGAGGTGAATGAAGTTAAAGATCTCTCCAGTGGTTGTGCTGTTGCTGCTGTCATACATTACTATTGCCCTGGACTACTAAGGCTTGAAG ATGTTTGTATGAAGGACTCCATGTCGGTATCAGACAGCCTGTACAACCTGCAGTTCATCCGAGAATTTTGTGACAGCTGTTTGAAGGGTTGCTGTCACTTGGCACTCGAAGATATGCTATACACACCACAGGAGCTTCAG CTCAATTTTCTGAGTTTCCTGTCTGAACTGCTTTACTGGTTTGAAGTACAAAGGCCMGAATTTGTTCAGCCAATAG ATGAATCCACACCAGTGACACAGAGTAACACCAGTGGTAACAg taCTTCTCCTAACATCTTCAAGAAGCCTTTTCTCcccatttcttcttctgcatcaG GAGTTGGAAAGACATGGAGCAAGAAACCTCTCAG TCGGCCCTTGTCAGCAGTATCCTTCAGCATCCCTTTTGGCCTTGACAGTGACGTTGATATAGTGATGGGCAACCCTGTAATAACCCGCTCTATGAGCTCAGATCAACTCAACCCAGCAGGCCAAAGCATGAGTCAGCCCTACACTACTCCTGAAGACATTAGCCATTTGGTTGGTAAAGCCCCTGGACCAAACGGTCCTCAGAGAGCATCATGGGCCACACAGACTCCCGTTATTCCAAGGCTGSCTGAGGARAAYGGACTTGAGACAAATGAAACTGGAGAGCTGCCCACCATTGAAGAGGCTCTCCAAATAATTCACAATGAAGGCAAGATGGAACCTAGATTACACCCWGATGGTGCTCCTGATGGCTTCTACCTCCACTCACCTGATGATCCTGCAAGTTCTAGATATGATGGCAACCTGACCCCCCTAAGCTGCTCTGCCCCWACCCAYTCAGGAATGATGTACCAGCCTAAAGAGTCCACCAGGGAGCCAGCTCGCACCAGAAACGCCTCAGGATATTCACGGGATGATGACTCAGTCTTGAGAGATGGCAGTTTAGATTCAGATGCCTTAGAAGACCTGCCAAAGGCCCAGTCGACTCCAAACACACCAGCTGCCCATGCAAACTCTTCCATTRGCTATGTTAAGGATTCACCCGACAGTGGCGTGAAGATGACCAGCTTTGCAGAACGCAAAAAGAAACAGAGCATGGATTCTCCTAAAGGTAGCGACCCATCTTCCCCTCAGATGACCTCTTGGGCACAAAAGTCTGAAGAAAGCCCGAGCAAGAGCCCACAACTGAATAATGAGATGACTGAACTGGGAGCTCGgcttgaagaaaaaagaaaagccattgAAGCCCAGAAAAAACGCATTGAGGCCATTTTTGCAAAGCATCGTCAAAGACTGGGGAAGAGTGCTTTTCTACAGTTGAAAAAAGAGCAGAATGATGTTGACTCTGAGgagaaaggagaagaagatCTTTCACRTTTGACTTTGGAGGAACGACTTGCTCGAATGGAGGAGGAAGGGAAGGAACAAGATCAACAGCGCCTCTTTATGGAGGATGAAATAAGTGGTAGAGGAGGACACGTGCTCAAAGAGGCYAGTCAGACACCTGGTGAAAAAACAGGAGCCCCTTTAGGGGATTAtaacaacgctgtgtccaagtTGACCGCAGCATTGTCCTCCCTGCAAACTGACATGCAGCGACTGAGTGAACAGCAGAATCAACTAATCAAGAAGAAACCTGCAGCGTCCACGAACAAATCTTGGGTTATTCCAGCCAACCCTAAGCCTTCCAACTCAGCTCCTCCTTCACGCGTCTCACGAGAATCCACCCGAGGTTTGAATTTagcctcctcctctccctcaccATCACGCAAAATGGCAAACCCTTCTGCTCCTCCTAAATCTCCTAAAGTTCATCGACGAGCTCAGTCTGTACCCCCTAAAAGTCCAAAACACAGTYGCCAAATGGACACAAAGTTCCCAAAGAATTCAAGGGTTCTCACCCCACCCCAGAACGTGGACCGTATCCCCCATCTTCGTCGAGTAAATCATTTACAGTTCCAGGTTCAGACTTCATCCTCCTTCTCTATAGGCGACTCTGAAAGCCTGGATGAGCTACGTTCATTTGGGCAGAGTCCCATCCCCACACCTTCGTTGACTCCTATACCAACTCCACCTCCTCATCCTGCAGCAGATGATGCCCTGTCAGAAGTGGGCTCCAATGATGGACAGAGTATTTTTAGCATGGATATGGAGGCAGGGCGCTCACACAGTCCCCTGGTAAAGAAGGAAGGGCTTGCTAGTGCAGGATGCAGCTCTGGTGCCCCTTCAGAGTGCTCCTTCGAGAGTGAAGCCCCAGCTGGAATGTCTAATGGCAAACGCAGTAGTTTAATTGAGATCTCACTCACTGCCTTGCGAGCGGAGAGGGAGGAGGATGACGAAGTGCCTGACACATTATCAGATTCAATGAGTGATCGAACGGAGCCAGAATCGAAGGCAGGAGTTGGTTTCTTTTTCAAG GATGACGGGGATCGACCAGAGGATGAGATGGCACAGCGAAGAGCAGCTCTTCTTGAGAAGCAGCAAAGGAGAACCGAAGAGATGAAGAGACGCAAACTTGAGcaggagaaggaaaaagaatcaaa CAAGCCCCAGTGGATGATCATTGAAGGCTGGGGCAAGAATGAAGAAACACCCCAGACCCCAGGCACCCCTCCGGCATCACGTACCCCACCAGCAGAAGGCACTCCCCAGCGCAGAGGAGACTTCACCAGGCAGGAGTATGAGAGACGACAGCAACTGAAGATTATGGAAGATCTGGACAAAGTGCTGAGGAAGAAACCTACAACAGTCCGTGATGTGAAGAAACAGAGACCTAAGACGGTTTTCAGAGATGACTCTGTTTTGTCAAATAGTCCCGTCAAAG gAAACAGGCTGAACAAAGGGAACTTCCACTCAATGATGAACCTGTCCTCTATGGCTAATGACTCTGGAGGGCTGACTGTCAGGAAATCTCCAAG ccgATCACACTCTCCTTCTCGGTCACGGCTAATGTCACCAGGGCGAAGGAGTGCCCAGAATGGGGAAAAAGACTGGGAAAATGGATCCACCATTTCCTCCCCAGCTTCCATTCCAGAATATACAG gACCAAAGCTATACAAGGAACCGAGCTTTAAGTCCAAYAAGTTTATCATCCATAATGCTATCACTCGCTGCTGCCTGGCCGGCAAGGTTAAtgaaccacaaaaaaacaagatcgTCGAG gaaatggaaaaaagcgCAGCCAACCATTTCCTAATCCTCTTCCGAGATGCCAGCTGCCAATTCAGAGCAGTTTACACCATGAACCCTGAAACCGAGGACATGGACCGGCTCACTGGCATTGGCCCACGGAACATCAAACCTGAGATGGTGGAGTCCATTTACAAGTATAGCTCTGACCGTAAACAGTTCACCGTCATCCCGTCCAAAACCATGTCGATGAGTGTTGATGCCTTCACCATTCCTAACCACTTTTGGCAAAAGCGTCCAGGAACACCTAAAAAGTTGAACACCCCAAATTAA
- the camsap3 gene encoding calmodulin-regulated spectrin-associated protein 3 isoform X3 has translation MVDSPTKRKTFVVPDIKPLDLYDCSKSKICASVGWLLAKSYGSSENVPAELRDPFYCDQYEQEHLKPPVTRLLQSSELYCRTXSIVMGSTGSEAQPKDNVALLQILTQRGXVAKDQGSTVTEADLRHKPIKMSAHLAVMDALMTVEAMETVTAVKSCGSAELLDGXASWEDALLHWVNMLNQXLRDRTEGAQTDSSQATTEPQPVEPSCPTRWYWKLVPLRYRKDKIQSKVKPIFPEVNEVKDLSSGCAVAAVIHYYCPGLLRLEDVCMKDSMSVSDSLYNLQFIREFCDSCLKGCCHLALEDMLYTPQELQLNFLSFLSELLYWFEVQRPEFVQPIDESTPVTQSNTSGNSTSPNIFKKPFLPISSSASEGVGKTWSKKPLSRPLSAVSFSIPFGLDSDVDIVMGNPVITRSMSSDQLNPAGQSMSQPYTTPEDISHLVGKAPGPNGPQRASWATQTPVIPRLXEENGLETNETGELPTIEEALQIIHNEGKMEPRLHPDGAPDGFYLHSPDDPASSRYDGNLTPLSCSAPTHSGMMYQPKESTREPARTRNASGYSRDDDSVLRDGSLDSDALEDLPKAQSTPNTPAAHANSSIXYVKDSPDSGVKMTSFAERKKKQSMDSPKGSDPSSPQMTSWAQKSEESPSKSPQLNNEMTELGARLEEKRKAIEAQKKRIEAIFAKHRQRLGKSAFLQLKKEQNDVDSEEKGEEDLSXLTLEERLARMEEEGKEQDQQRLFMEDEISGRGGHVLKEASQTPGEKTGAPLGDYNNAVSKLTAALSSLQTDMQRLSEQQNQLIKKKPAASTNKSWVIPANPKPSNSAPPSRVSRESTRGLNLASSSPSPSRKMANPSAPPKSPKVHRRAQSVPPKSPKHSXQMDTKFPKNSRVLTPPQNVDRIPHLRRVNHLQFQVQTSSSFSIGDSESLDELRSFGQSPIPTPSLTPIPTPPPHPAADDALSEVGSNDGQSIFSMDMEAGRSHSPLVKKEGLASAGCSSGAPSECSFESEAPAGMSNGKRSSLIEISLTALRAEREEDDEVPDTLSDSMSDRTEPESKAGVGFFFKDDGDRPEDEMAQRRAALLEKQQRRTEEMKRRKLEQEKEKESNKPQWMIIEGWGKNEETPQTPGTPPASRTPPAEGTPQRRGDFTRQEYERRQQLKIMEDLDKVLRKKPTTVRDVKKQRPKTVFRDDSVLSNSPVKGNRLNKGNFHSMMNLSSMANDSGGLTVRKSPSRSHSPSRSRLMSPGRRSAQNGEKDWENGSTISSPASIPEYTGPKLYKEPSFKSNKFIIHNAITRCCLAGKVNEPQKNKIVEEMEKSAANHFLILFRDASCQFRAVYTMNPETEDMDRLTGIGPRNIKPEMVESIYKYSSDRKQFTVIPSKTMSMSVDAFTIPNHFWQKRPGTPKKLNTPN, from the exons ATGGTGGACTCTCCCACTAAGAGGAAGACTTTTGTGGTCCCAGACATAAAGCCATTGGATTTGTATGACtgcagtaaatcaaaaatatgcGCAAGTGTAGGATGGCTGTTGGCGAAGTCCTACGGGAGTTCAG AAAATGTCCCYGCAGAGCTGCGTGACCCCTTCTACTGTGACCAGTATGAACAGGAGCAYCTTAAACCTCCAGTCACACGCCTGCTGCAGTCCTCAGAGTTGTACTGTCGGACCTWCAGCATCGTAATGGGGAGTACTGGATCGGAGGCACAGCCCAAAGACAACGTCGCCCTGCTGCAGATCCTCACCCAGAGAGGCRCAGTCGCCAAAGATCAAGGATCCACAGTGACTGAGGCAGACCTGCGACATAAACCCATCAAAATG agtgcCCATCTTGCAGTGATGGATGCCTTGATGACTGTGGAAGCCATGGAGACTGTGACTGCAGTGAAGTCGTGTGGCTCTGCTGAATTACTGGATGGAGMTGCTAGTTGGGAGGATGCTCTGCTTCACTGGGTTAACATG TTAAACCAGAYGCTCCGAGATCGTACTGAAGGAGCTCAGACTGACTCGTCTCAAGCAACAACGGAACCCCAACCCGTTGAGCCTTCT TGTCCTACACGCTGGTATTGGAAACTTGTTCCT CTCCGCTACAGGAAGGATAAAATTCAGTCCAAAGTGAAACCAATCTTTCCAGAGGTGAATGAAGTTAAAGATCTCTCCAGTGGTTGTGCTGTTGCTGCTGTCATACATTACTATTGCCCTGGACTACTAAGGCTTGAAG ATGTTTGTATGAAGGACTCCATGTCGGTATCAGACAGCCTGTACAACCTGCAGTTCATCCGAGAATTTTGTGACAGCTGTTTGAAGGGTTGCTGTCACTTGGCACTCGAAGATATGCTATACACACCACAGGAGCTTCAG CTCAATTTTCTGAGTTTCCTGTCTGAACTGCTTTACTGGTTTGAAGTACAAAGGCCMGAATTTGTTCAGCCAATAG ATGAATCCACACCAGTGACACAGAGTAACACCAGTGGTAACAg taCTTCTCCTAACATCTTCAAGAAGCCTTTTCTCcccatttcttcttctgcatcaG AAGGAGTTGGAAAGACATGGAGCAAGAAACCTCTCAG TCGGCCCTTGTCAGCAGTATCCTTCAGCATCCCTTTTGGCCTTGACAGTGACGTTGATATAGTGATGGGCAACCCTGTAATAACCCGCTCTATGAGCTCAGATCAACTCAACCCAGCAGGCCAAAGCATGAGTCAGCCCTACACTACTCCTGAAGACATTAGCCATTTGGTTGGTAAAGCCCCTGGACCAAACGGTCCTCAGAGAGCATCATGGGCCACACAGACTCCCGTTATTCCAAGGCTGSCTGAGGARAAYGGACTTGAGACAAATGAAACTGGAGAGCTGCCCACCATTGAAGAGGCTCTCCAAATAATTCACAATGAAGGCAAGATGGAACCTAGATTACACCCWGATGGTGCTCCTGATGGCTTCTACCTCCACTCACCTGATGATCCTGCAAGTTCTAGATATGATGGCAACCTGACCCCCCTAAGCTGCTCTGCCCCWACCCAYTCAGGAATGATGTACCAGCCTAAAGAGTCCACCAGGGAGCCAGCTCGCACCAGAAACGCCTCAGGATATTCACGGGATGATGACTCAGTCTTGAGAGATGGCAGTTTAGATTCAGATGCCTTAGAAGACCTGCCAAAGGCCCAGTCGACTCCAAACACACCAGCTGCCCATGCAAACTCTTCCATTRGCTATGTTAAGGATTCACCCGACAGTGGCGTGAAGATGACCAGCTTTGCAGAACGCAAAAAGAAACAGAGCATGGATTCTCCTAAAGGTAGCGACCCATCTTCCCCTCAGATGACCTCTTGGGCACAAAAGTCTGAAGAAAGCCCGAGCAAGAGCCCACAACTGAATAATGAGATGACTGAACTGGGAGCTCGgcttgaagaaaaaagaaaagccattgAAGCCCAGAAAAAACGCATTGAGGCCATTTTTGCAAAGCATCGTCAAAGACTGGGGAAGAGTGCTTTTCTACAGTTGAAAAAAGAGCAGAATGATGTTGACTCTGAGgagaaaggagaagaagatCTTTCACRTTTGACTTTGGAGGAACGACTTGCTCGAATGGAGGAGGAAGGGAAGGAACAAGATCAACAGCGCCTCTTTATGGAGGATGAAATAAGTGGTAGAGGAGGACACGTGCTCAAAGAGGCYAGTCAGACACCTGGTGAAAAAACAGGAGCCCCTTTAGGGGATTAtaacaacgctgtgtccaagtTGACCGCAGCATTGTCCTCCCTGCAAACTGACATGCAGCGACTGAGTGAACAGCAGAATCAACTAATCAAGAAGAAACCTGCAGCGTCCACGAACAAATCTTGGGTTATTCCAGCCAACCCTAAGCCTTCCAACTCAGCTCCTCCTTCACGCGTCTCACGAGAATCCACCCGAGGTTTGAATTTagcctcctcctctccctcaccATCACGCAAAATGGCAAACCCTTCTGCTCCTCCTAAATCTCCTAAAGTTCATCGACGAGCTCAGTCTGTACCCCCTAAAAGTCCAAAACACAGTYGCCAAATGGACACAAAGTTCCCAAAGAATTCAAGGGTTCTCACCCCACCCCAGAACGTGGACCGTATCCCCCATCTTCGTCGAGTAAATCATTTACAGTTCCAGGTTCAGACTTCATCCTCCTTCTCTATAGGCGACTCTGAAAGCCTGGATGAGCTACGTTCATTTGGGCAGAGTCCCATCCCCACACCTTCGTTGACTCCTATACCAACTCCACCTCCTCATCCTGCAGCAGATGATGCCCTGTCAGAAGTGGGCTCCAATGATGGACAGAGTATTTTTAGCATGGATATGGAGGCAGGGCGCTCACACAGTCCCCTGGTAAAGAAGGAAGGGCTTGCTAGTGCAGGATGCAGCTCTGGTGCCCCTTCAGAGTGCTCCTTCGAGAGTGAAGCCCCAGCTGGAATGTCTAATGGCAAACGCAGTAGTTTAATTGAGATCTCACTCACTGCCTTGCGAGCGGAGAGGGAGGAGGATGACGAAGTGCCTGACACATTATCAGATTCAATGAGTGATCGAACGGAGCCAGAATCGAAGGCAGGAGTTGGTTTCTTTTTCAAG GATGACGGGGATCGACCAGAGGATGAGATGGCACAGCGAAGAGCAGCTCTTCTTGAGAAGCAGCAAAGGAGAACCGAAGAGATGAAGAGACGCAAACTTGAGcaggagaaggaaaaagaatcaaa CAAGCCCCAGTGGATGATCATTGAAGGCTGGGGCAAGAATGAAGAAACACCCCAGACCCCAGGCACCCCTCCGGCATCACGTACCCCACCAGCAGAAGGCACTCCCCAGCGCAGAGGAGACTTCACCAGGCAGGAGTATGAGAGACGACAGCAACTGAAGATTATGGAAGATCTGGACAAAGTGCTGAGGAAGAAACCTACAACAGTCCGTGATGTGAAGAAACAGAGACCTAAGACGGTTTTCAGAGATGACTCTGTTTTGTCAAATAGTCCCGTCAAAG gAAACAGGCTGAACAAAGGGAACTTCCACTCAATGATGAACCTGTCCTCTATGGCTAATGACTCTGGAGGGCTGACTGTCAGGAAATCTCCAAG ccgATCACACTCTCCTTCTCGGTCACGGCTAATGTCACCAGGGCGAAGGAGTGCCCAGAATGGGGAAAAAGACTGGGAAAATGGATCCACCATTTCCTCCCCAGCTTCCATTCCAGAATATACAG gACCAAAGCTATACAAGGAACCGAGCTTTAAGTCCAAYAAGTTTATCATCCATAATGCTATCACTCGCTGCTGCCTGGCCGGCAAGGTTAAtgaaccacaaaaaaacaagatcgTCGAG gaaatggaaaaaagcgCAGCCAACCATTTCCTAATCCTCTTCCGAGATGCCAGCTGCCAATTCAGAGCAGTTTACACCATGAACCCTGAAACCGAGGACATGGACCGGCTCACTGGCATTGGCCCACGGAACATCAAACCTGAGATGGTGGAGTCCATTTACAAGTATAGCTCTGACCGTAAACAGTTCACCGTCATCCCGTCCAAAACCATGTCGATGAGTGTTGATGCCTTCACCATTCCTAACCACTTTTGGCAAAAGCGTCCAGGAACACCTAAAAAGTTGAACACCCCAAATTAA